A genomic window from Lotus japonicus ecotype B-129 chromosome 1, LjGifu_v1.2 includes:
- the LOC130733863 gene encoding protein NETWORKED 4A-like, producing the protein MAAASGYNKQMKRLESRKSHSWWWDSHISPKNSKWLSDNLEEMDGNVKRMLKLIEADADSFAKRAEMYYQKRPELVTLVEDFYRGYRSLAERYDLLTGELRKNIPSDLQSHGSGISDTSSEPSSTLPSPKKGGRHKSGNRAAGFDFFLGSGGNGSDAYQKDGDESSTMTDSEAESDDSSVNNYSAVFGNGNDQGVNRKIMELEAELREVKGKLWTQEDEHSEVSSRGVRTENEQELMIVNEKLRLSEEEITKLKIELGNYRSLDSENMDSGVELSSSKEYIKTGEEALEDKALEVQGGIDGVDKESFEPNSDIESLGKELRITKENLKAAETQVASLKSEASKSSERIQKLQDQLDLARKDVASWKTKFNSEKRENTRLQERLARIKTSLSDRDHEIRDLKTAVSDAEQKIFPEKAQMRSEMTKLLEDRTNLEEQIREWECRGRSFEEEIRNILSEKLEMEEALKGEIELLKAEIEQREKNIKDLNEKLDTSKLERDNLIVEVGSLKEEVKSRDGRIENMDNHLNQLHMEHVKLIAGMEEAHRQVEELKAKAKQLEEEVERRKTEILEGAEEKREAIRQLCFSLEHYRNGYHMLRQHFTGHKRVRVPVLAT; encoded by the exons ATGGCTGCTGCTTCAGGG TATAACAAGCAAATGAAGAGGTTggaatcaaggaagtcacattcATGGTGGTGGGATAGTCACATCAGTCCCAAGAATTCTAAGTGGCTCTCAGATAATCTTGAAG AGATGGACGGGAATGTGAAGCGAATGCTGAAGCTGATAGAAGCTGATGCAGATTCATTTGCCAAAAGAGCTGAGATGTATTATCAGAAGAGGCCAGAATTGGTTACTCTAGTTGAGGATTTCTACCGCGGTTACCGGTCTCTAGCTGAACGCTACGATCTTTTGACCGGAGAATTGCGGAAGAACATACCCTCTGATCTCCAATCCCATGGTTCAGGTATTTCTGACACTAGCTCTGAACCTTCCTCCACTTTGCCCTCTCCAAAGAAGGGGGGTCGCCATAAATCCGGCAACCGAGCTGCTGGGTTTGATTTCTTTCTTGGCTCCGGTGGAAATGGGTCTGATGCATACCAAAAAGATGGAGATGAGTCATCTACTATGACAGACTCTGAGGCGGAATCTGATGATTCATCAGTGAACAATTATTCAGCTGTCTTTGGGAACGGTAACGATCAGGGGGTGAACAGAAAAATAATGGAGTTGGAAGCCGAGCTCCGCGAGGTAAAAGGAAAGTTATGGACGCAGGAAGATGAACATTCAGAGGTTTCATCTAGGGGGGTAAGAACTGAGAATGAACAAGAACTGATGATTGTGAATGAAAAGTTAAGACTCTCAGAAGAAGAAATCACTAAACTGAAGATTGAGCTTGGAAATTACAGGTCCTTGGATTCAGAAAATATGGATTCTGGTGTTGAGTTATCATCGAGTAAAGAATACATCAAGACAGGAGAGGAAGCCCTGGAAGACAAGGCGTTAGAGGTTCAAGGAGGCATTGATGGGGTGGATAAGGAATCGTTTGAGCCAAATAGTGACATCGAGTCACTTGGGAAAGAGCTTAGAATCACCAAAGAAAATCTCAAGGCTGCGGAAACACAAGTTGCTTCACTTAAATCTGAGGCCAGTAAATCCTCAGAAAGAATTCAGAAGCTGCAGGATCAACTTGACTTGGCCCGAAAAGATGTTGCTTCGTGGAAAACCAAATTCAACAGCGAGAAAAGAGAAAACACCAGACTCCAAGAAAGGCTTGCGAGGATAAAAACTAGCCTATCAGACCGCGACCATGAGATCAGGGATTTGAAAACAGCCGTGTCTGATGCGGAGCAGAAAATCTTCCCGGAGAAAGCTCAGATGAGGTCTGAAATGACCAAGTTGCTCGAGGATCGGACTAATTTGGAAGAGCAGATCAGAGAATGGGAGTGCCGCGGCCGTTCTTTCGAAGAGGAGATCAGAAACATACTTTCTGAAAAATTAGAAATGGAGGAGGCACTCAAGGGTGAAATTGAGCTGTTAAAGGCAGAAATTGAGCagagagagaaaaatataaaagaccTCAATGAAAAGCTTGATACTTCAAAGTTAGAGAGAGATAATCTCATTGTAGAAGTTGGTTCACTCAAGGAAGAAGTGAAATCCAGAGATGGTAGGATTGAAAACATGGACAATCATTTGAACCAGCTGCACATGGAACATGTGAAACTGATTGCTGGAATGGAAGAGGCACatagacaagtggaagaactgaaaGCAAAAGCTAAGCAACTCGAGGAAGAGGTTGAGAGGCGAAAAACCGAAATCTTAGAAGGGGCAGAAGAGAAACGTGAGGCCATACGACAGCTGTGCTTCTCCTTGGAGCACTACAGAAACGGTTATCATATGCTTCGCCAACATTTTACAGGGCATAAGCGGGTACGGGTTCCAGTTTTGGCTACCTGA
- the LOC130731649 gene encoding G-type lectin S-receptor-like serine/threonine-protein kinase LECRK3 has translation MNDAGNFQLRDKDFVVLWDSFSNPTDTLVPTQVLELNGNLSSRQGEFNFSRGRFKLRLQQDGNLVFNLINLPSNYSYEPYNSTRTADAMNQTNAGQSLIFDKSGFLYILKNGGEKFYITNPNKTVSPHDFYYKATLNYDGVLTIAYHPKDPKNGTSWVVVKTRPENICMYSKFTEGEEGVCGFNSICTIKEDQRPMCTCPDGYSLIDSSNMYGGCIPNFQVICEAGGKRGSQDDLYTMMELPNTDWPKSDYETLSPSTLQECKESCMQDCSCVLVSFNQSTCSKKKLPLSYGRKDQEVEGVSVMKLMKNGPLASFPNMKKDHDTLIIVISVLFGTSVFVILMLVGSICFGFPYSLKKIKRSRTKTNKGFFDKNLRNFTFKEIQEATSNFREELGRGSCGIVYKGEIEVTGVAVKKLDKLFQDSDKEFQTEMNVIGQTHHRNLVRLLGYCNEGQHRMLVYELMSNGTLASFLFTPLKPNWNQRVHIALGIARGLVYLHEECCTQIIHCDIKPQNILLDDHHNARISDFGLAKRLLINQSRTETGIRGTKGYVAPDWFRSAPITAKVDTYSFGMLLFEIICCRKNVDKDLDEEKGILSDWAYDCYRNKRLDILLENESDAAINMKSFEKFVKIAILCIQEDPFLRPTMKEVLHMLEGIVEVPIPRSPYIYGSVSPN, from the coding sequence ATGAATGATGCTGGGAATTTTCAGCTGAGAGACAAAGATTTTGTGGTATTATGGGATAGTTTCAGCAATCCTACTGATACATTGGTGCCTACTCAAGTTCTGGAGTTAAATGGCAATCTTTCTTCTCGACAAGGAGAGTTCAACTTCTCACGTGGACGGTTCAAACTTCGTCTACAACAGGATGGGAATCTTGTATTCAACCTTATAAATTTGCCTAGCAACTACAGTTATGAGCCTTACAATAGCACACGCACTGCTGATGCTATGAATCAAACAAATGCTGGCCAAAGTTTGATATTTGACAAATCAGGATTTTTGTACATACTAAAGAATGGTGGGGAGAAGTTTTATATCACTAATCCAAATAAGACAGTCTCACCCCATGACTTCTATTACAAAGCAACACTCAATTATGATGGAGTTCTCACCATAGCATATCACCCCAAAGATCCAAAAAATGGAACAAGCTGGGTTGTTGTTAAAACTAGACCAGAAAACATATGTATGTATTCTAAATTCACGGAAGGTGAAGAAGGTGTTTGTGGGTTTAATAGCATCTGTACCATTAAAGAAGACCAAAGGCCAATGTGTACCTGCCCAGATGGATATTCTCTAATTGATTCCAGTAACATGTATGGTGGTTGTATACCAAATTTTCAAGTCATTTGTGAAGCCGGTGGAAAACGGGGTTCACAGGATGATCTATATACAATGATGGAATTGCCAAACACTGATTGGCCTAAATCTGATTATGAAACATTAAGTCCTTCTACTCTACAAGAATGTAAAGAATCTTGTATGCAGGATTGCTCATGTGTGTTGGTTTCTTTCAACCAAAGCACCTGCTCGAAGAAGAAGCTCCCACTCTCATATGGGAGGAAAGATCAGGAAGTAGAAGGAGTTTCTGTCATGAAATTGATGAAAAATGGTCCTCTTGCCTCCTTCCCCAATATGAAGAAAGATCATGATACTTTGATCATTGTGATATCCGTTCTGTTTGGCACCTCTGTTTTTGTCATTTTAATGTTGGTTGGATCAATATGTTTTGGGTTCCCTTACAGCCTCAAGAAAATCAAAAGAAGTAGAACCAAGACCAACAAAGGTTTCTTCGACAAAAATTTGCGCAATTTCACCTTCAAGGAAATTCAAGAAGCAACAAGCAACTTCAGAGAAGAACTGGGAAGGGGATCTTGTGGCATTGTCTACAAAGGAGAGATAGAGGTGACTGGTGTAGCTGTTAAGAAATTAGACAAGTTGTTCCAAGACAGTGATAAGGAATTCCAGACTGAAATGAATGTGATAGGCCAAACTCATCACAGGAACCTCGTTCGCCTTCTTGGATACTGCAACGAGGGACAACACCGGATGCTGGTGTATGAGTTGATGAGCAATGGCACCTTAGCAAGCTTCCTTTTCACCCCATTAAAACCAAACTGGAACCAAAGAGTACACATTGCCCTTGGGATTGCAAGAGGCCTTGTTTACTTGCATGAGGAATGTTGCACCCAAATCATCCATTGTGACATAAAGCCACAAAATATACTTCTAGATGATCATCATAATGCCAGGATTTCAGATTTCGGGTTAGCAAAGCGATTGTTGATCAATCAAAGCCGCACTGAAACTGGAATTAGAGGAACCAAAGGGTATGTTGCACCAGATTGGTTTAGGAGCGCGCCGATCACTGCCAAGGTTGATACTTATAGTTTTGGTATGTTGTTGTTTGAGATCATTTGCTGCAGAAAAAATGTAGACAAAGATCTTGATGAAGAAAAGGGGATTTTAAGTGATTGGGCGTATGATTGCTATAGGAACAAAAGATTGGACATTCTTCTTGAAAATGAGAGTGATGCAGCTATTAATATGAAGAGCTTTGAAAAGTTTGTCAAGATTGCTATTTTGTGCATTCAAGAAGATCCCTTTCTTAGGCCAACAATGAAGGAAGTTTTGCACATGCTTGAAGGAATTGTTGAAGTTCCGATTCCCCGAAGTCCCTATATCTATGGTTCTGTTAGCCCCAATTGA